One Deltaproteobacteria bacterium DNA window includes the following coding sequences:
- the carA gene encoding carbamoyl-phosphate synthase small subunit codes for METRKKTRAILALRDGTVFEGYSFGAEGESSGEVVFNTSMTGYQEIITDPSYRGQIVTMTYVQQGNYGVNDEDVESGRPWVEGFIVKEECLGPSNWRSTGSLSDYLRRSGIVGIAGIDTRALTRHIREEGAMEGVISTVDGDPRRLVEKARAVAPLAGRDLVRDVTCPRPYTFGQGLWDRDGGYGAPPEPRFRVTALDFGVKYNILRHLASRGCAVTVVPASTPAAEILAADPDGVFLSNGPGDPAAVDYAVGTVRELLGRLPVFGICLGHQILSLAVGARTYKLKFGHRGGNHPVMDLKTRCVEITAQNHGFAVDEESLGEAAELTHVNLNDGTVEGIALRDAPAFSVQYHPEASPGPHDSHYLFDRFVEMMENA; via the coding sequence TTGGAAACGAGGAAGAAGACAAGGGCGATACTGGCCCTCCGTGACGGTACGGTCTTCGAGGGTTATTCCTTCGGGGCCGAGGGCGAGTCCTCGGGGGAGGTCGTCTTCAACACCTCCATGACCGGCTACCAGGAGATCATCACCGACCCGTCCTACCGGGGGCAGATCGTGACCATGACCTATGTCCAGCAGGGCAACTACGGCGTGAACGACGAGGACGTCGAGTCGGGACGGCCCTGGGTCGAGGGCTTCATCGTCAAGGAGGAGTGCCTGGGGCCGAGCAACTGGCGGAGCACCGGCTCGCTCTCGGACTACCTCAGGCGCAGCGGCATCGTCGGTATCGCCGGCATAGACACCCGCGCCCTCACGCGCCACATAAGGGAGGAAGGCGCCATGGAGGGCGTCATCTCCACCGTCGACGGCGACCCGCGAAGGCTCGTGGAGAAGGCGAGGGCCGTGGCGCCCCTTGCGGGCCGGGACCTCGTAAGGGATGTGACCTGCCCCCGGCCCTATACCTTCGGGCAGGGGCTCTGGGATAGGGACGGCGGTTACGGCGCGCCGCCGGAGCCGCGCTTCAGGGTCACGGCCCTGGACTTCGGCGTCAAGTACAATATACTGAGGCACCTCGCCTCGCGGGGCTGCGCCGTGACGGTCGTCCCGGCCTCCACGCCGGCCGCGGAGATACTGGCGGCGGACCCCGACGGCGTCTTCCTCTCCAACGGCCCCGGAGACCCGGCGGCCGTGGACTACGCCGTCGGCACCGTGAGGGAGCTTCTCGGCAGGCTCCCGGTCTTCGGCATATGCCTGGGCCACCAGATACTCTCGCTCGCCGTCGGGGCGAGGACCTACAAGCTCAAGTTCGGCCACCGCGGCGGCAATCATCCCGTAATGGATCTGAAGACCCGCTGCGTTGAGATAACGGCCCAGAACCACGGTTTCGCCGTAGACGAGGAGAGTCTGGGGGAAGCGGCCGAGCTCACCCACGTAAACCTCAACGACGGGACCGTCGAGGGGATCGCGCTGCGCGACGCGCCGGCCTTTTCGGTGCAGTACCACCCCGAGGCCTCGCCGGGCCCCCACGACTCGCACTATCTCTTCGACAGGTTCGTAGAGATGATGGAGAACGCATAA